CGCCTGCGGCGGCGGCCAGTCCGTCCACCCCGACGCCGTTGAACCCGCTCGTCTTGAGCGAGCGGGTGCCGGCGCGCAGCAGTGCGTCGCGCGCGCGTGCCTTCTGATCTGCTGGGTATCTCACGGGTTCGCCCTTCCGGCTTGACGCTCACACCATCATAGTATAACGTCCGTTACGATAACGACCGTTATTCAATAAACTTCAGCGAAAGGCAACCCCGATGGCCAGCACGCAGGCAAAAGACTTCGCCGAATTCTTCGGCGCTCTGAGCGCGCGGTCCGCCAACCCCAATTTCGACCTGGACACGATCCGCGACGTCATCGAGACCATGCACGTCGCCACCAAGGAACCCGAGGGGGTCACCTACGCCGAAGTGGACGCCGGCGGCGTGGAGGCGCTCTGGTGCATTCCCGTCGACAGCGACCCGGACCGCGTGCTGCTGCACAACCACCTGGGCGGCACCGTCGTCGCGTCCATGCATTCTGACCGCAAGGCCGCGGCGCACCTCGCGAAGGCCGCGGGCGCGCGATCGTTGGTGCTCAACTTCCGGCGGTCGCCGGAAAACAAATTCCCCGCCCAGATCGAGGATGTGCGCAACGCCTACAACTGGCTGCTGCAGCAGGGTTACCGGCCCGAAAACATTGCCAGCGTTGGGCATTCGGTCGGCGGAAACTTCGCGGTCGGCCTTGCGATCGCCCTGCGGGATGAAGGAGCCGCGCTGCCGGGTGCGATCGTGGCGATTTCTCCGTGGGTCGACCTGACGCTGACTAACGAGACCTACACCAGCAATGCGGATTCCGACCGGCTGCTCTCGCTTCCGCTGGCGGAGTTCTTTCGGTCATCCTG
The DNA window shown above is from Mycobacterium sp. Aquia_216 and carries:
- a CDS encoding alpha/beta hydrolase fold domain-containing protein, with the protein product MASTQAKDFAEFFGALSARSANPNFDLDTIRDVIETMHVATKEPEGVTYAEVDAGGVEALWCIPVDSDPDRVLLHNHLGGTVVASMHSDRKAAAHLAKAAGARSLVLNFRRSPENKFPAQIEDVRNAYNWLLQQGYRPENIASVGHSVGGNFAVGLAIALRDEGAALPGAIVAISPWVDLTLTNETYTSNADSDRLLSLPLAEFFRSSWLDGTGVSPEDPRVSLLFADLSGLPPIAVSWGTDELLAGEDAEFARRAEAAGNDVLVRAVEEGQHSFIIGAGWVPEVDEAIAEIGDWLRSKLGR